The Desulfobulbaceae bacterium genome has a window encoding:
- a CDS encoding phage integrase N-terminal SAM-like domain-containing protein, with protein MSTSKEQFVDRMNFYGLAEHTQRNYITGVRGLAQYYNLPPVQLMDDQVRAYFHHLITERKLEWTSCKSYLSGITFFYRHICDREVDDRFGLPPRPRGRKLPVILSIEEVLRLLVSPPRNNGPTC; from the coding sequence ATGAGCACAAGCAAAGAACAATTTGTTGACCGTATGAACTTTTATGGTTTGGCAGAGCACACCCAGAGGAATTACATCACAGGAGTCAGAGGTCTGGCTCAATACTACAATCTGCCCCCGGTTCAATTGATGGATGATCAAGTTCGAGCCTATTTCCATCACCTTATTACTGAGCGGAAATTAGAATGGACATCATGCAAAAGTTACTTGAGTGGGATCACTTTCTTCTACAGACACATTTGTGATCGAGAAGTTGATGATCGCTTTGGTTTGCCACCTCGCCCACGAGGCCGAAAACTGCCGGTTATCCTCAGCATAGAGGAGGTCCTACGCCTTCTTGTGTCACCGCCGAGAAACAATGGACCCACTTGTTGA
- a CDS encoding ATP-binding protein has product MKTRPAKTGMELIQKNLKILKLSTITTILDEELARAAQLASPPTELLGRLLAAEADALTQRRIERRIKESKLPERKLLADFDFDFQKGVDKAQIMDLAKLDFVHRKQGVIFAGNSGTGKSHIAKALLLLGCQGTYCCRYTTASDMLRDLLAGLADDTLALKLKRYLTPDLLLIDEIGFDRLEQMDARNASLFHKVIDGRYCKNSTMITSNIDFKELGDYLGDPVITTAIVDRMVHHSIILSIEGPSWRLHESQQLNNTNSF; this is encoded by the coding sequence ATGAAAACTCGACCAGCAAAGACCGGCATGGAATTGATTCAAAAGAACCTGAAAATATTAAAGCTCAGCACAATAACAACGATTCTGGATGAAGAATTGGCCCGCGCTGCCCAATTGGCCTCACCGCCAACCGAATTGCTCGGGCGACTGCTGGCTGCGGAGGCCGACGCTCTCACCCAACGAAGAATCGAACGTCGAATCAAAGAATCAAAGCTTCCGGAACGAAAACTGTTGGCCGATTTTGATTTTGACTTTCAGAAAGGGGTGGACAAGGCTCAGATTATGGATCTGGCAAAGCTTGATTTTGTCCATCGCAAACAAGGGGTTATTTTTGCGGGTAATTCTGGGACAGGAAAAAGCCATATCGCCAAGGCCTTACTCTTATTAGGCTGCCAGGGCACCTATTGCTGCCGGTATACCACCGCAAGCGACATGCTCAGAGATCTCCTGGCCGGACTAGCTGACGACACCCTTGCCTTGAAGCTGAAGCGATATCTCACCCCTGACCTGCTCCTCATAGACGAAATTGGCTTCGATCGCCTGGAACAGATGGATGCTCGAAACGCCAGCCTCTTTCACAAGGTGATTGATGGCCGATACTGTAAAAATTCTACGATGATAACCTCAAACATTGATTTTAAAGAACTTGGTGACTATTTGGGCGACCCGGTTATCACCACCGCTATCGTAGACCGTATGGTGCACCATTCCATCATCCTGAGCATCGAAGGCCCTTCCTGGCGACTCCACGAGTCACAGCAGTTAAACAACACGAACAGCTTCTAG